One region of Oryza sativa Japonica Group chromosome 5, ASM3414082v1 genomic DNA includes:
- the LOC4338107 gene encoding bidirectional sugar transporter SWEET3a, producing the protein MFPDIRFIVGIIGSVACMLLYSAPILTFKRVIKKASVEEFSCIPYILALFSCLTYSWYGFPVVSYGWENMTVCSISSLGVLFEGTFISIYVWFAPRGKKKQVMLMASLILAVFCMTVFFSSFSIHNHHIRKVFVGSVGLVSSISMYGSPLVAMKQVIRTKSVEFMPFYLSLFTLFTSLTWMAYGVIGRDPFIATPNCIGSIMGILQLVVYCIYSKCKEAPKVLHDIEQANVVKIPTSHVDTKGHNP; encoded by the exons ATGTTTCCTGATATACGTTTTATTGTGGGAATTATAG GATCTGTAGCTTGCATGCTCCTCTACTCAGCACCAAT ATTGACATTTAAAAGAGTGATAAAGAAGGCCAGTGTAGAAGAATTCTCGTGCATACCATATATCTTAGCTTTGTTCAGCTGCCTCACATACAGTTGGTATGGTTTTCCTGTGGTGAGCTATGGGTGGGAGAACATGACAGTCTGCAGCATCAGCTCACTTGGGGTGCTATTTGAAGGCACATTCATCAGCATATATGTATGGTTTGCTCCAAGAGGAAAAAAA AAGCAAGTCATGCTGATGGCATCTCTGATTCTAGCAGTCTTTTGCATGACTGTGTTTTTCTCAAGCTTTTCAATACACAACCATCATATACGTAAGGTATTTGTTGGTAGTGTTGGTCTAGTGTCTTCCATATCAATGTACGGCTCTCCGCTGGTAGCTATG AAACAAGTTATCAGGACAAAGAGTGTTGAGTTCATGCCTTTCTATCTGTCATTGTTTACCCTCTTCACAAGTTTAACCTGGATGGCATATGGAGTCATAGGAAGGGATCCTTTTATCGCG ACCCCAAACTGCATCGGCAGCATAATGGGTATACTTCAGTTGGTTGTATACTGCATTTACAGCAAATGCAAGGAAGCACCTAAGGTGCTTCACGATATTGAACAAGCAAATGTAGTGAAAATTCCAACAAGTCATGTGGACACAAAAGGGCATAACCCTTAA
- the LOC4338108 gene encoding uncharacterized protein — MAPKRRRARPADESSTPPPPPPPLRTAPSHLQPVVVFAHGAGAPSSSDWMVHWKDMVKDALDAIEVVTFDYPYMSGGKRRAPPKAEKLVDHHLGVVKDAVAKHPGHPLVLMGKSMGSRVSCMVADSDDIIVSAVICLGYPLKGVNGAVRDETLLKLKIPTMFVQGNKDGLCPLDKLEATRKKMNCKNELHVIDGGDHSFKIGKKYQESTGVNQQAAEMEAVKAIAKFVQNSIAGT; from the exons atggcCCCGAAGCGCCGCCGTGCCCGTCCGGCGGACgagagctcgacgccgccgccgccgcctcctcccttgcGGACGGCGCCTTCGCATTTGCAGCCGGTGGTTGTTTtcgcccacggcgccggcgccccctCTTCATCCGACTGGATGGTCCA TTGGAAGGATATGGTGAAGGATGCGCTCGATGCTATCGAAGTTGTCACCTTTGATTACCCAT ATATGTCAGGTGGGAAGCGCAGGGCTCCGCCGAAGGCGGAGAAGCTTGTTGATCATCACCTTGGTGTGGTGAAGGACGCTGTAGCGAAGCATCCAGGGCACCCACTTGTTCTGATGGGGAAGTCTATGGGTTCAAG GGTCAGCTGTATGGTGGCTGATTCAGATGATATTATTGTTTCTGCTGTCATATGCTTGGGTTATCCGTTAAAG GGAGTGAACGGGGCAGTGAGGGATGAGACACTACTGAAACTGAAGATTCCAACAATGTTTGTGCAG GGCAATAAAGATGGGTTATGCCCTTTGGATAAGCTTGAGGCCACTCGCAAGAAGATGAACTGCAAGAATGAACTGCATGTTATTGATGGTGGTGACCACTCCTTTAAAATCGGCAAAAAGTATCAAGAGTCTACTGGAGTGAATCAACAAGCTGCAGAAATGGAAGCTGTTAAAGCTATTGCAAAATTTGTGCAGAACTCCATAGCAGGAACCTGA